TCGCCGTCGGGCCCGAGGCGCCGCAGCACGAGCAGCATCAGCCCGAGCGCGAGCAGACCGTAGACGCCGAACAGCGCGGTGTGCGCGTGCACCGGCGTCGTGTTGAGTCCCTGCATGTAGTAGAGCGCGATCGGCGGGTTGATGAGGAACCCGAAGACGCCCGCGCCGACCAGGTTCCAGAACGCGACCCCGAGGAAGTAGCGCACCGGCCAGCGGTACTTCTCCATCCAGGCAGCGCCGCGCGACAGCTTGTACGTCTCCCACGCCTCGAAGCCGACGAGCGCGAGCGGCACTACCTCGAGCGCGCTGAACGTCGCGCCGACCGCCATGATCGAAACCGGCGTGCCGCTGAAGTAGAGGTGGTGGAACGTGCCCGGGATGCCGCCGACAAGGAAGATAGCGGTGGCGAAGAGCGTCGCCGTCGTGGCGGTCGCCGCGCGGACGAGGCCCAAGCGCGCGAAGATGAACGCCATCGCCGCGGTCGCGAACACCTCCATGAACCCCTCGACCCAGAGGTGCACCACCCACCAGCGCCAGTACTCCATCACCGAGAGGTGGGTCTTGGCGCCGTAGAAGAATCCGGTGCCGTAGAACAGGCCGATGGCGACGGCGGAGCCGGCGAACAGGAGCACGAGCTGCCGCATCCCGTCGCGCCGGGTGAGTGCCGGCCACAGGCCGCGCAGCATGAGGACGAGCCAGAGGACGAGGCCGACGAACAGGGCGATCTGCCACGCGCGGCCGAGGTCGACGTACTCGTAGCCCTGGTGCCCGAACCAGAATCCGGATTCGCCGGTCATGTGGCGCTGCACGGACATCCATTCGCCCGCGAGCGAGCCGAGCACGACGAGCACGAGGGCGCCGAACAGGGCGTTCACGCCGAGCCGCTGGAAGCGCGGCTCGCGCCCCCCGACCGCCGGCGCGAGGAACAGCCCGGCGGCGAGAAACGCTGTCGCGATCCAGAACACGCCGAGCTGCACGTGCCAGGTGCGGGTCACCGCGTAGGGGAGCCATTTCGAGAGCGGGATCCCGTACAGCGAGTTGCCCTCCACGGTGTAGTGCGCGGTGACGACTCCCGTGGCGACCTGGAGCAGGAACAGCCCGATGACGACCGCGGCGTACTTCCATACCGCCCGCATCGACGGCGTCAGCTCGATCGCGAGGAGCGGATCCTTCGTCGCGGGCTCGGGGGGCGGCTCGCGCACGTCGCGGAACCGCTTGTACCAGACGAGCGCGCCGATCCCGGCGACGAGTAGGACGATGCTTACCATCGACCACATGATGTTCGCCGACGTCGGTCGGTTGCCCACGAGCTCCTCGTGCGGCCAGTTGTTCGTGTAGGTGACGTCGAGCCCCAGACGCTCGGTCGTGCACGCCCAGGAGGTCCAGAAGAAGAACGCCGTGAGCGCGGCGCGATCCGCGGGCTCGGGCACGGCGTCGCCGTGGAGCGCGTACGAATCGCGCAGCTCGTCGAGGGAGGGGTCGCCGCCGAACAGCGCGTCGTAGTGCGCCGCCGTCTTCGCCATCGCCTCGGCGCGCGCCGCGGTGACGGTCAGCGTCTCGGTCGCCGTGTCGTAACGGTTCGCCCGCAGCTCGAGGCGCAGCCGCTCCTTCAGCCCCGCCTGCTCCTCGGGAGAAAGCGCGGCGAACGGCTTCCCGTGCCGCGCTGCCGCGTACCCATCGAGCAGCGCAGTCGCCTCGCGGTGCAGCCAGTCCGCGGACCAGTCCGGCGCCTGGTAGGCGCCGTGCCCCCAGATCGAGCCGATCTCCTGCCCGCCGATGCTCTGCCACACGCGCTGGCCGCGCAGGATGTCGTCGTGGGTCAGCAGCTGCGTGCCGTCCGCGGTCACGACGCGCGCCGGGATCGGCGGCGCCTGCCGGTACACCTCGCGGCCGAACAGGCCGAGCACGCTGAACGCGCCGACGAGCACGAGCGCGAGCGCGATCCAGAGCTTCCGGGTGTCACTCATGGCTCGCCTCCTCGGCGGCGCGGGGGAACAGGACGTAGTTCTCGAGGTGGATATGCCGCATCAGGTCGGCCTCGAGCCGCGCGAGGCCGCGGTACAGCTCGCGCCAGCTCGCGCACGCCTCGGGAGGCGCGACGAGGTCGTTCGTGAGCGCGCGCGTGCGGCGCAGGTTCTCGCCGTGGTCCTCGTGCTCGAGCATCATCACCTTCATCGGCATGTGCGCCGTGGCGCCGCGCCCGGCGCGGATGAGCGGGAACAGGATCTGCTCCTCCTTCGCGAGGTGGCTCTCGACGGCGGCGCCGATCGACTCGAGGTGCTCCACCAGGCCGCGCGGGCACGACGGCTTGTCGGCGTGCACCTGCTCCACCCGGCGCGCCAGCGCGATCAGCGCCGGCACGTCACGGCGCAGGGCAGCGTGGTACCGGTCGAGGATGTGGTCGATCAGGGCGTCGAGCGGACGGACGCGCCAGTCGACCTCCGCCTCCGGTCCCGCCTCCATCTGCGCGAGCTCGGCGCGAACCACGGCGGGATCGACCCCCGCCTCGGCGCACGCCTCGTCGAGCGGTCTACGTCCGTGGCAGCAGAAGTCGAGCCCGTAGCGGAGGAAGACCTTTGCTGCGGCCGGTTGTGTCGTCACGAGGTGCTCCAGGGTCGCTTGGGGTTCGCTCATGGTCGTGTTCCTCCCTCCCTCGCCTCTGGAGCAAGGTCGGTGCCAAAACGTATTATTAGGGACTGCAGCTAGTTAACGCGGTTGATGTAGTATTTACATCTGTCGCGATGTTGTCATATACACATCCCTGATGTATGCTTCACATCGTGGATCAGCTCGACACCCTGGTCGCCATCGCCCACGACCTCGCCTCCTCGGCAAAGGCGGAGGAGCGCAATCAGAGCCTGCTCGTCGCGTTGCGCCGCGTGATTCCGTTCGACGCAGCGGCGCTGTTGCGCCTCGACGGAGAACAGCTCGTCCCAACCGCGACGTTCGGGCTACGGCAGCCGGTCCGCGGCCGTCGCTTCTCGATGCGCGAGCATCCGCGGTTGGAGATCATCTGCAACTCCGAGGCGCCCGTGCGCTTCCCCGACGATACCGCCTTGCCGGATCCGTTCGACGGGCTGCTCGCGGCGGACACCAACGCCACCCTGCGCATCCACTCCTGCCTCGGCTGCGCCCTCCGAGTGCACGGCGAGTTGCTCGGCGTGCTCACCGCCGACGCGCTCGATCCCCGGGCGTTCGACGGCGTCGACATGCGTTTGCTCACCGCCGCCGGCGCGCTCGCGGCCGCCGAGATGAGCACGAGCTCGCTCATCGACGCGCTGGCGCGCACCGCCGAGCGCCAGGGGCGGATCGCAAGGGATCTCATGCGCGACGCGCTCGTCCTCACCGGCAGCCAGATTATCGGCACGAGCCCGGAGACCGAAAGGCTGCGCCGCGAGATCGAGCTCGTCGCCCGCTCCGACTTCACCGTGCTCGTCACCGGCGAGACCGGCGTCGGCAAGGAGCTGGTCGCCCGCGGGGTGCACAACGCCTCGCTGCGCGCCGAGCAGCCGCTCATCTACGTCAACTGCGCAGCGCTCCCCGAGACGCTCGCCGAGTCGGAGCTGTTCGGCCACGCGAAGGGCGCCTTCACCGGCGCCGGCGCCGACCGCGCGGGGAAGTTCGAGGTCGCCGATGGCGGCACGCTGTTCCTCGACGAGATCGGCGAGCTACCGCTCTCGGTGCAGCCGAAGCTGCTGCGCGCGCTGCAGGAGGGGGAGATCCAACGCGTCGGCACCGACCGCGCGATC
The nucleotide sequence above comes from Pseudomonadota bacterium. Encoded proteins:
- the ytfE gene encoding iron-sulfur cluster repair protein YtfE, producing the protein MSEPQATLEHLVTTQPAAAKVFLRYGLDFCCHGRRPLDEACAEAGVDPAVVRAELAQMEAGPEAEVDWRVRPLDALIDHILDRYHAALRRDVPALIALARRVEQVHADKPSCPRGLVEHLESIGAAVESHLAKEEQILFPLIRAGRGATAHMPMKVMMLEHEDHGENLRRTRALTNDLVAPPEACASWRELYRGLARLEADLMRHIHLENYVLFPRAAEEASHE
- a CDS encoding nitric-oxide reductase large subunit, yielding MSDTRKLWIALALVLVGAFSVLGLFGREVYRQAPPIPARVVTADGTQLLTHDDILRGQRVWQSIGGQEIGSIWGHGAYQAPDWSADWLHREATALLDGYAAARHGKPFAALSPEEQAGLKERLRLELRANRYDTATETLTVTAARAEAMAKTAAHYDALFGGDPSLDELRDSYALHGDAVPEPADRAALTAFFFWTSWACTTERLGLDVTYTNNWPHEELVGNRPTSANIMWSMVSIVLLVAGIGALVWYKRFRDVREPPPEPATKDPLLAIELTPSMRAVWKYAAVVIGLFLLQVATGVVTAHYTVEGNSLYGIPLSKWLPYAVTRTWHVQLGVFWIATAFLAAGLFLAPAVGGREPRFQRLGVNALFGALVLVVLGSLAGEWMSVQRHMTGESGFWFGHQGYEYVDLGRAWQIALFVGLVLWLVLMLRGLWPALTRRDGMRQLVLLFAGSAVAIGLFYGTGFFYGAKTHLSVMEYWRWWVVHLWVEGFMEVFATAAMAFIFARLGLVRAATATTATLFATAIFLVGGIPGTFHHLYFSGTPVSIMAVGATFSALEVVPLALVGFEAWETYKLSRGAAWMEKYRWPVRYFLGVAFWNLVGAGVFGFLINPPIALYYMQGLNTTPVHAHTALFGVYGLLALGLMLLVLRRLGPDGEWKERPLRIAFWAMNGGLALMVLVSLLPIGLAQAAASIDPGLWFARSAEFLQQPTIETLRWLRMLGDTVFVAGAAALTWFAVGLKTGWSFANEGRKS
- the norR gene encoding nitric oxide reductase transcriptional regulator NorR, translated to MLHIVDQLDTLVAIAHDLASSAKAEERNQSLLVALRRVIPFDAAALLRLDGEQLVPTATFGLRQPVRGRRFSMREHPRLEIICNSEAPVRFPDDTALPDPFDGLLAADTNATLRIHSCLGCALRVHGELLGVLTADALDPRAFDGVDMRLLTAAGALAAAEMSTSSLIDALARTAERQGRIARDLMRDALVLTGSQIIGTSPETERLRREIELVARSDFTVLVTGETGVGKELVARGVHNASLRAEQPLIYVNCAALPETLAESELFGHAKGAFTGAGADRAGKFEVADGGTLFLDEIGELPLSVQPKLLRALQEGEIQRVGTDRAISVDVRLIAATNRVLGEEVKAGRFRADLFHRLNVYPLAVPPLRERRSDVPLLAGYFCDLARRRLGIGPVRLAANAVDALEAYAWPGNVRELENVISRVVLKASASVRRGDPVILTAGHLHSELSSDGVPLPSAPFPPAAAPVAGQPMKDFVREQQRSFLRQVLDAHGGNLAAAARALDMDRGNLHHLARRLGLLRPQK